CCTGCTCGGCGGGGTCAGCGGGCACGGTGCCGTCGGAGCCGCGTGTGAACCGGCCCTGGCCGAGCGGGCCCCACGCCTGGATCTCGATCCCCTCCCCCGCGCACACCTCGCCGAGGTCCCCGGCGCCGCCGTCGGGCGCGGCCGCGGGGTGGTTGGCCAGGACCACGGACTCCACGAGCATCCGGTGGTGCAGGCCGAGCTCCACCTGCACGCAGGCCAGCCCGGTGCCGTCGGCGGAGACCTCCCGCAGCGCGTGCTGGTACTCGAGGACGCGTCGGGTGCCCATGTTGGAGACGCCGAGGGCGTCCACGCGGCCGGCCTCGCGGGCGTCGAGGAAGGCGCGGACGGTGTCCGACACGGGGGTCAGCACGTCCGGGCGGTGGACCACCAGCGTGTCCACGCGGTCGAGGCCGAGCCGCTCCAGGGAGAGGGCCAGGCGCTCGTGGAGGTAGGCCGGGGAGTTGTCGTAGCGGACGGCCGGGGTGCCGTCCGGGCCGGGCTCGTGGAGGACGATCCCGGACTTGGTCTGCACGCGCAGCCGGGTCCGCTCGGCGGGGTCGAGCTCGGCCAGCAGCGCACCCACGGTCTCCTCGGACGCCCCGGCCCCGTAGATGTCGGCGGTGTCCAGCAGCCCGATGCCGGCCTCCAGCCCGGCGCGCAGGGCGCCGCGGGCGCGCTCGACGTCGCCCCAGCCCATCGTGCCGAGGATCAGGGGCGAGGCGGCGGGGGTCTGCGGGGCGGTGTCCTGCGCGGTCATGGTCCCAGCGTTCCACACGGGGGCGCCCACGGGGCGGGCGGGCCCGCCCGGCGGCGGGGCCGCTGTGATGGGATGGGGCCATGAAGCTCGCCACGTTCCGCCAGCCCGACTCGGACGCCTCCTACCCGGGCG
This sequence is a window from Micrococcus porci. Protein-coding genes within it:
- a CDS encoding aldo/keto reductase; its protein translation is MTAQDTAPQTPAASPLILGTMGWGDVERARGALRAGLEAGIGLLDTADIYGAGASEETVGALLAELDPAERTRLRVQTKSGIVLHEPGPDGTPAVRYDNSPAYLHERLALSLERLGLDRVDTLVVHRPDVLTPVSDTVRAFLDAREAGRVDALGVSNMGTRRVLEYQHALREVSADGTGLACVQVELGLHHRMLVESVVLANHPAAAPDGGAGDLGEVCAGEGIEIQAWGPLGQGRFTRGSDGTVPADPAEQAALAAAGGAPAVVARVARELEVSREAVVLAWLLRLPWGVRPVVGTQDPARIASCAQAADAAARMDGAQWHRLWTAARGETLP